A part of Pungitius pungitius chromosome 15, fPunPun2.1, whole genome shotgun sequence genomic DNA contains:
- the LOC119209699 gene encoding sentrin-specific protease 5-like isoform X1, translating to MHCRKKGFPSSVKGVSRLSRPAKTRMCCKLQLWMWRKRRETRRIGIFRTKKRACGICFGPSNTVTTRSEKRKRKVRMYHTLNVENSLRESVLVSPLVSDTGASELLKEKNSPLKLCDSVNSPEPLNASTSLHAVVMDTNVSACDFGPIVPAAATPPNPTTKAHVQFGEMTESLKLPHTVQTLLSTESNAGVLTAHLKEPGTMVPVQRPDVDGPSRQFTAVAPGPEHVTDQVAQERITGRKTSQTDIGVLRREIHEFLKEFHRMYGCFIPLHKGDILRHLERKFHTDFSDRKKVIFSEVIKYQTAIVQKPVPSFQVVYKKHTLTLDDLSTLADQNWLNDQVINMYGELILESSHHQVHFLNSFFHRQLMTKGYDGVKRWTKQVDLFSKSLLLVPVHLEVHWCLVTADIDKKKICLYDSQGITLQKVARNILKYLMTEAKEKKHSDFESGWEVSYDEIIPQQTNENDCGVFILEYCRCLALAKPLQFSQRDIPKIRKRIYKELCDCKIHEQP from the exons ATGCACTGCAGAAAAAAGGGATTCCCATCTTCAGTCAAGGGAGTTTCTCGTCTCTCCAGGCCAGCCAAGACACGCATGTGTTGTAAATTACAGCTTTGGATGTGGAGAAAGCGGAGGGAGACCCGACGGATTGGGATATtcagaacaaagaaaagagctTGTGGGATATGCTTTGGCCCCTCAAACACTGTAACAACACGGTCAGAGAAAAGGAAACGCAAAGTCAGAATGTACCACACATTAAATGTAGAAAATTCACTTAGAGAATCCGTTCTTGTGTCACCTCTCGTGTCTGATACTGGAGCTTCAGAGCTGCTCAAAGAGAAGAATTCCCCGCTGAAGCTTTGTGACTCGGTCAATTCGCCAGAACCGCTGAACGCTTCCACTTCGTTGCACGCTGTGGTTATGGACACAAATGTTTCTGCGTGTGACTTCGGTCCAATCGTGCCCGCCGCGGCTACACCGCCAAATCCGACAACTAAAGCGCATGTGCAGTTCGGTGAAATGACGGAGTCTTTAAAGCTGCCACACACTGTTCAAACCCTGTTGAGTACAGAAAGCAACGCAGGTGTTTTAACTGCACATTTGAAAGAACCAGGGACAATGGTACCAGTTCAGAGGCCTGATGTTGACGGCCCTTCAAGACAATTCACAGCTGTCGCTCCAGGTCCGGAGCATGTGACGGACCAAGTCGCCCAAGAGAGAATCACTGGTAGAAAGACTTCTCAAACTGATATCGGTGTTCTAAGACGGGAAATCCATg AATTTCTTAAGGAATTCCACAGAATGTATGGATGTTTCATCCCACTACACAAGGGAGACATTTTGAGACATCTGGAGAGGAAGTTCCACACCGATTTCAGCGACAG GAAAAAGGTCATCTTCTCAGAAGTTATCAAATACCAAACTGCCATTGTTCAGAAGCCTGTTCCCTCCTTCCAGGTGGTCTACAAGAAGCACACACTGACACTGGATGACTTGTCCACACTGGCAGATCAGAACTGGCTCAACGACCAG GTCATCAACATGTACGGAGAATTAATTCTGGAATCTTCCCATCACCAG GTCCATTTTCTCAACAGCTTCTTCCACAGGCAGCTCATGACTAAAGGTTATGATGGTGTTAAGAGATGGACGAAGCAG GTGGATTTGTTTTCTAAGAGTTTGCTTTTGGTGCCCGTCCACCTGGAAGTTCACTGGTGTCTGGTGACAGCTGACATcgacaaaaaaaagatctgtcTTTACGACTCTCAAGGAATCACACTCCAGAAGGTTGCAAGG AACATCCTGAAATACTTGATGACCGAAGCAAAGGAGAAGAAGCATTCCGATTTTGAAAGTGGTTGGGAAGTGTCATATGATGAG ATAATCCCTCAGCAGACCAATGAAAATGACTGTGGGGTTTTTATCTTGGAG TACTGTAGATGCCTTGCTTTAGCAAAACCACTGCAGTTTTCACAGAGGGACATACCAAAGATACGCAAGAGGATCTACAAAGAGCTCTGTGACTGTAAAATCCACGAACAACCCTGA
- the LOC119209699 gene encoding sentrin-specific protease 5-like isoform X2, whose amino-acid sequence MFHPTTQGRHFETSGEEVPHRFQRQVVYKKHTLTLDDLSTLADQNWLNDQVINMYGELILESSHHQVHFLNSFFHRQLMTKGYDGVKRWTKQVDLFSKSLLLVPVHLEVHWCLVTADIDKKKICLYDSQGITLQKVARNILKYLMTEAKEKKHSDFESGWEVSYDEIIPQQTNENDCGVFILEYCRCLALAKPLQFSQRDIPKIRKRIYKELCDCKIHEQP is encoded by the exons ATGTTTCATCCCACTACACAAGGGAGACATTTTGAGACATCTGGAGAGGAAGTTCCACACCGATTTCAGCGACAG GTGGTCTACAAGAAGCACACACTGACACTGGATGACTTGTCCACACTGGCAGATCAGAACTGGCTCAACGACCAG GTCATCAACATGTACGGAGAATTAATTCTGGAATCTTCCCATCACCAG GTCCATTTTCTCAACAGCTTCTTCCACAGGCAGCTCATGACTAAAGGTTATGATGGTGTTAAGAGATGGACGAAGCAG GTGGATTTGTTTTCTAAGAGTTTGCTTTTGGTGCCCGTCCACCTGGAAGTTCACTGGTGTCTGGTGACAGCTGACATcgacaaaaaaaagatctgtcTTTACGACTCTCAAGGAATCACACTCCAGAAGGTTGCAAGG AACATCCTGAAATACTTGATGACCGAAGCAAAGGAGAAGAAGCATTCCGATTTTGAAAGTGGTTGGGAAGTGTCATATGATGAG ATAATCCCTCAGCAGACCAATGAAAATGACTGTGGGGTTTTTATCTTGGAG TACTGTAGATGCCTTGCTTTAGCAAAACCACTGCAGTTTTCACAGAGGGACATACCAAAGATACGCAAGAGGATCTACAAAGAGCTCTGTGACTGTAAAATCCACGAACAACCCTGA
- the LOC119209139 gene encoding alpha-2-HS-glycoprotein-like → MNFLTTTLILGLVAGLWAQINVIRPKCDSVEAEEAALVAQDYLNAQHTHGYKYVLNRIEDIKIHTKPDGDIYVMEVDLLETDCHVLDPTPLANCTVRPKILTAIEGDCDVVLKKVGGVLTVIAFKCKTDESTEDLCLGCATLLPLNHTAALEFVQASLATFNNMTVNVTYAVKEVGRMSSQVVSRGAIYFAEYVVAEANCTKDVCTPLHDSVAVRGFCTARGLSTDHTVDCKMFPTLMPVDAKTVVDSNTTAADSNSTAAMPSVVHIHLSSQSPKHGLKHHQLTALHNPQQSDFLSAESAESVERVTLASTVAAAHPSLDSIAGSSSDSSASAEVPVLMFKRDLPAATISSVIDTTATHTDPIVPVPVCPGRVRFF, encoded by the exons ATGAATTTCCTGACCACCACTTTGATTCTGGGACTCGTTGCGGGGCTATGGGCTCAGATCAACGTGATACGGCCAAAGTGTGACTCCGTCGAAGCAGAGGAGGCTGCTCTGGTGGCTCAAGATTACCTCAATGCCCAGCACACTCATGGCTACAAGTATGTACTGAATAGGATTGAAGATATCAAGATACATACTAAG CCTGATGGAGACATCTATGTGATGGAAGTTGACCTGCTGGAGACAGACTGTCATGTGTTGGATCCCACACCTCTTGCCAACTGCACAGTCAGACCAAAAATATTAACG GCAATAGAAGGAGACTGTGATGTGGTGCTGAAGAAGGTTGGGGGAGTTCTGACGGTCATAGCTTTTAAGTGCAAAACTGATG AATCAACAGAGGACTTGTGTTTGGGTTGTGCTACCCTCCTTCCCCTAAATCACACCGCAGCCCTGGAATTTGTCCAAGCCTCTTTGGCAACCTTCAACAACATGACTGTGAACGTAACATACGCTGTAAAGGAAGTTGGTAGGATGTCATCACAG GTTGTGTCTCGTGGAGCAATCTATTTTGCAGAATATGTTGTAGCTGAGGCTAATTGCACTAAGGATGTGTGCACGCCCCTGCATGATTCCGTAGCT GTGCGTGGCTTTTGCACTGCGAGAGGTTTGAGCACTGATCACACAGTGGATTGCAAGATGTTTCCAACTCTG ATGCCTGTTGATGCCAAGACTGTAGTAGATTCCAACACTACTGCAGCAGATTCCAACAGCACTGCAGCCATGCCATCAGTGGTCCACATACACCTAAGCAGCCAGTCACCCAAACATGGTCTGAAACACCACCAACTAACAGCTCTACATAACCCTCAACAAAGTGATTTTCTGTCTGCAGAATCAGCCGAGTCAGTTGAAAGGGTAACCCTAGCCTCTACAGTTGCTGCTGCTCATCCTTCTCTAGATAGTATCGCTGGATCATCCTCTGATTCCTCAGCCAGTGCAGAGGTCCCTGTTTTGATGTTCAAAAGAGATTTACCTGCTGCAACCATCTCCTCAGTGATTGACACCACTGCGACTCACACAGATCCCATTgttcctgtgccagtgtgcccAGGAAGGGTCAGATTCTTTTGA
- the LOC119209138 gene encoding proline-rich protein 36-like, producing MACSESGSSKILLCLTLLVVFGSLCHCARLTTLKALAKLRGNSTRVISQSKGRDVRHGRLLIGQSSMQDDQLGRSKATNAFLDVDYQQDMGWGEPILLQERGDGVSRPTSKPEREVVDRLLKMDPRVECMGDSMKLQIQYTDSTPGSLIFVDRGSLLSPLPLSKLPPSCGYKIRSTHRDLVLVAPYDGCFVALEEDCYVLPLRWSGLPVRMSCPLRQSSPNPPMVACHPQGMVVKTGWTVSVENINVNLIGDWEPLMTASSRCGFSIVVHSEGVVISARYAPCLEKKNGMYTLELAGEQEIRISCPSLFPLQTGQTSSDGELRTETPIRQVYPSPPSLLTYIQSNVPQGTGSVDQASIKPPVTQQPTGQLLYPYPFYVKMPYGPPLTPTSEKTTHQISPTMSPTIPTPKNEVPLKLYAPSGPVAHPLYPFYPPTDALWPPQPNTPPSPVGPPFYPFFAKPTAAPWLSQPEASTGHIGQPFYPFYLPTAAPWPSQPEAPTSPAEQPLDPLYPKPTAAPWLPQPEAPPGPELQPLYPLYAKPTTSPRPSQPESPPDLVEPPLYPFYQRPTAAPWPPQPEAPPGPVEQPFSPVYHNHTGAPWPPQPEGPPGPVQQPLYPFYAKPTTSPRPSQPESPPDFVEPPLHPFYPRPTAAPWPPQPETSPGPVEQPHDSFYPKPITAPWLPQPEGPPGPVQQRLYPFYTKPTTSPRLSQPEAPPDLVEPPLYPFYPRPTAAPWPPHPEAPPGLEQPFYPRPPQPETSLGPVEQPFYPVYHNHTGAPWSPQPEGPPGPVQQSHYPFYAYQTTSPRPSQPEAPPGLVEQPHYPFYPRPTSAPWPPHAEAPPDLEQPLYPFYPRPPQPNTSPGPVEQPFYPVYQKPTGAPWLPQPEAPPAMVEKPLYPVYTGPTTAPMTPQPNAPMDPERQPLSPVYALPTAAPNMPQPEAPYGQVKPPLYHFPFYLPKPSSIDSQNPLPVYCPQFCQSVSLNCCPQIAFHHHVHQIIPFGLDAQDSPSLNKGPQSQPSGAYSGFGNDLLSIPRQKPTDSRTRQATETSTPVPITIPSLQSGNAKTHLLPPDGNLAAPHYISSKPANPERTIFPYDEPRYLYPSWSYLQQSKELQSLTQSPSPASYTVSTMPQDQRYKQENPVLQYESHNVQPQKQLNLELFSWDMNNPSGSSNGQYGQQKPIVKHQMLQDDESQINDKYTSPNNISGLQTLLRGSRKSNNHGSTLHSSADPKSYVLLQHGPPAGQPNGDIDSPLTSGDLVHDANLRAQLSRHHGKKPERLQNLKTPQEKSKRPKLLG from the exons ATGGCATGTAGCGAGAGCGGAAGCAGTAAGATTTTACTATGTTTAACACTTTTAGTCGTTTTCGGTTCACTTTGCCATTGTGCTCGACTTACAACGCTCAAGGCATTGGCTAAGTTAAGAGGAAACTCAACACGTGTCATAAGTCAATCTAAAGGAAGGGATGTGCGCCACGGAAGACTCCTAATAGGACAAAGTTCTATGCAAGATGACCAACTGGGACGATCTAAGGCCACAAATGCCTTCCTTGATGTTGATTATCAACAGGACATGG GCTGGGGTGAGCCCATACTACTTCAAGAAAGGGGAGATGGCGTTTCAAGGCCGACTTCAAAGCCAGAGCGTGAAGTGGTTGATCGTCTCCTTAAAATGGATCCAAGGGTTGAATGTATGGGAGACTCCATGAAGCTTCAAATCCAGTACACGGATTCTACCCCTGGATCGCTGATCTTTGTGGACAGGG GAAgtctcctttctcctctgcCACTGTCCAAGTTGCCCCCGAGTTGCGGTTACAAAATCCGGTCTACACATCGTGATCTGGTGTTGGTTGCACCTTATGATGGCTGCTTTGTCGCTCTTGAG GAGGATTGCTATGTTCTTCCATTGCGTTGGTCTGGGTTACCAGTGAGGATGTCATGCCCTTTGAGGCAGTCTTCACCTAACCCTCCAATGGTGGCATGCCATCCTCAGGGCATGGTTGTGAAAACTGGTTGGACCGTATCTGTTGAAAACATTAACGTCAATT TGATTGGTGACTGGGAGCCGCTGATGACTGCTTCATCCAGATGTGGGTTCAGTATAGTTGTACATTCTGAGGGTGTGGTCATCTCTGCCCGCTATGCACCCTGCCTAGAGAAAAAG aaTGGAATGTACACGCTTGAATTGGCTGGTGAACAAGAAATCAGAATTTCCTGTCCATCACTTTTCCCGCTTCAAACTGGACAAACCTCATCTGATGGAGAACTGCGAACTGAAACCCCAATCCGCCAGGTGtatccctcccccccatctctgTTAACGTATATACAATCTAATGTTCCCCAGGGGACCGGTTCTGTAGATCAAGCCTCTATCAAGCCTCCAGTCACCCAACAGCCCACTGGTCAACTGCTTTACCCTTATCCATTCTATGTAAAAATGCCATATGGTCCCCCTCTTACACCCACTTCAGAAAAGACAACGCATCAGATTTCCCCTACAATGTCTCCCACAATACCTACTCCAAAGAACGAAGTGCCGTTAAAGCTTTACGCTCCTTCTGGCCCAGTAGCACACCCCCTTTATCCTTTCTATCCGCCAACTGATGCTCTGTGGCCTCCACAGCCCAACACTCCTCCTAGCCCAGTAGGGCCACCGTTCTACCCCTTCTTTGCAAAACCAACTGCTGCTCCATGGCTTTCACAGCCCGAAGCTTCTACGGGCCACATAGGTCAGCCGTTCTATCCCTTCTATCTGCCAACTGCTGCTCCATGGCCTTCACAGCCAGAAGCCCCCACTAGCCCAGCAGAGCAGCCCCTCGATCCCTTGTACCCAAAGCCAACTGCAGCTCCATGGCTTCCACAGCCCGAAGCCCCTCCTGGCCCAGAACTGCAGCCTCTCTATCCCCTCTACGCAAAGCCAACTACATCTCCAAGGCCTTCACAGCCAGAATCCCCTCCTGACTTAGTAGAGCCACCCCTCTATCCCTTCTACCAAAGGCCAACTGCTGCTCCATGGCCTCCACAGCCCGAAGCCCCTCCTGGCCCAGTAGAGCAGCCCTTCTCTCCCGTATACCATAATCACACTGGTGCTCCATGGCCTCCACAGCCTGAAGGCCCTCCTGGCCCAGTACAGCAGCCTCTCTATCCCTTCTACGCAAAACCAACTACTTCTCCAAGGCCTTCACAGCCAGAATCCCCTCCTGACTTCGTAGAGCCACCCCTCCATCCCTTCTACCCAAGGCCAACTGCTGCTCCATGGCCTCCACAGCCCGAAACCTCTCCTGGCCCAGTAGAGCAGCCCCACGATTCCTTCTACCCAAAGCCAATTACTGCTCCATGGCTTCCACAGCCCGAAGGCCCTCCTGGCCCAGTACAGCAGCGCCTCTATCCCTTCTATACAAAGCCAACTACTTCTCCAAGGCTTTCACAGCCAGAAGCCCCTCCAGACTTGGTAGAGCCACCCCTCTATCCCTTCTACCCAAGGCCAACGGCTGCTCCATGGCCCCCACACCCCGAAGCCCCTCCGGGCTTAGAGCAGCCCTTCTACCCAAGGCCCCCACAGCCCGAAACCTCTCTGGGTCCAGTAGAGCAGCCCTTCTATCCCGTATACCATAATCACACTGGTGCTCCATGGTCTCCACAGCCCGAAGGCCCTCCTGGCCCAGTACAGCAGTCTCACTATCCCTTCTACGCATATCAAACTACTTCTCCAAGGCCTTCGCAACCAGAAGCCCCTCCAGGCTTAGTAGAGCAGCCCCACTATCCCTTCTACCCAAGGCCAACGTCTGCTCCATGGCCCCCACACGCCGAAGCCCCTCCGGACTTAGAGCAGCCCCTCTATCCCTTCTACCCAAGGCCTCCACAGCCCAATACTTCTCCGGGCCCAGTAGAACAGCCCTTCTATCCCGTATACCAGAAGCCCACCGGTGCGCCTTGGCTTCCACAGCCTGAAGCCCCCCCAGCCATGGTAGAGAAGCCTCTCTATCCAGTCTACACGGGGCCAACTACCGCTCCAATGACTCCACAGCCCAACGCTCCGATGGACCCAGAACGGCAGCCCCTCTCTCCCGTTTATGCTCTGCCAACTGCTGCACCCAATATGCCACAACCAGAAGCCCCGTACGGCCAGGTAAAGCCGCCCCTATATCACTTTCCCTTCTATTTGCCTAAGCCTAGCAGCATAGACTCCCAAAACCCCTTACCTGTTTACTGCCCTCAGTTTTGCCAATCAGTTTCCTTGAATTGCTGTCCCCAAATTGCATTTCATCACCATGTACATCAAATTATCCCGTTTGGACTTGATGCTCAAGATTCACCTTCACTTAATAAAGGACCACAATCTCAACCTTCAGGTGCATATTCTGGGTTTGGCAATGACTTGCTTTCTATTCCCCGTCAAAAGCCAACTGATTCAAGGACGAGGCAAGCTACCGAAACTTCTACCCCTGTACCCATTACAATTCCATCCCTTCAATCTGGAAATGCAAAGACACATCTTCTGCCACCAGATGGCAACCTTGCTGCACCACATTATATTTCTAGCAAGCCTGCAAATCCTGAAAGGACAATTTTCCCCTATGATGAGCCAAGGTATCTTTATCCAAGTTGGTCATATCTACAACAGAGCAAGGAGCTGCAGAGTTTAACGCAAAGCCCATCACCAGCTTCCTACACTGTATCCACGATGCCACAGGATCAACGTTATAAACAAGAAAATCCAGTGCTGCAATATGAATCACATAATGTACAGCCCCAAAAGCAGCTGAACTTAGAACTTTTCAGTTGGGATATGAATAATCCATCTGGATCTTCCAACGGGCAGTATGGTCAACAGAAGCCAATAGTAAAGCACCAAATGCTTCAAGATGATGAATctcaaataaatgacaaatataCGTCCCCCAACAACATATCTGGACTACAAACATTATTGAGGGGCTCAAGAAAATCCAATAATCATGGATCAACTTTACACTCGTCCGCTGATCCAAAGAGTTATGTACTGCTGCAGCATGGCCCACCGGCTGGGCAGCCGAACGGTGACATTGACTCTCCTCTGACTTCTGGTGACCTGGTTCACGATGCAAACTTAAGGGCACAACTTTCAAGGCATCATGGTAAAAAACCTGAACGTCTTCAGAATTTAAAAACCCCACAGGAAAAATCCAAACGTCCCAAATTGCTGGGCTAA